A stretch of the Capsicum annuum cultivar UCD-10X-F1 chromosome 10, UCD10Xv1.1, whole genome shotgun sequence genome encodes the following:
- the LOC107845825 gene encoding calcium-binding protein CAST produces the protein MGSVADRDNGECKRSINKGKLKPSSSSSFRLRSPSLNSIRLRRIFDVFDRNHDSLISVDELSQALNLLGLDADLSEIESMVKSYIKPENTGLRFDDFEALHRSLNDVFFGSKYEHNIGIDQDPAAQDELDLKEAFDVFDENGDGFISAKELQVVLEKLGLPEGSEIDRVEMMISSVDQDHDGQVDFFEFKDMMRTVIVPS, from the coding sequence ATGGGATCAGTGGCTGATCGCGATAACGGTGAATGTAAACGAAGTATTAATAAGGGGAAACTCAAACCTTCATCGTCATCGTCGTTCCGTCTCCGTAGCCCGAGCCTGAATTCTATTCGTCTTCGCAGGATCTTCGATGTGTTTGATAGAAACCACGACAGCCTGATCAGCGTTGATGAACTCAGCCAAGCACTCAACCTGCTCGGATTAGATGCCGATCTATCCGAGATAGAATCCATGGTGAAGTCATACATTAAACCAGAGAATACTGGGCTTAGATTTGACGATTTCGAGGCTCTACATCGCTCTCTCAACGATGTTTTCTTTGGATCAAAATATGAGCATAATATCGGCATTGATCAGGATCCAGCTGCTCAGGACGAATTGGATCTGAAAGAGGCGTTTGATGTCTTTGATGAGAACGGTGATGGCTTCATATCGGCTAAAGAATTGCAAGTGGTGTTAGAGAAACTTGGATTGCCTGAAGGCAGTGAAATTGATAGAGTGGAGATGATGATTTCCTCAGTTGATCAAGATCATGATGGCCAAGTTGATTTCTTTGAGTTTAAGGATATGATGCGCACTGTTATTGTTCCTTCATAG
- the LOC124887803 gene encoding uncharacterized protein LOC124887803, translating to MKKLRQKLAKKDKKKESGSKKRGHNSPESKTPVKRRIVVEEICRDELPKELSYVIKEISSHPLRFVSLCNLRFKDEIKEVVGQEVLHLFEKTIFGYYLNISISNYIRQITKCILMLEIEQSNQEETHVFVKGQILRFSINEFALIIGLNCFGNVDDFKYEDFSLSRLMKRYFLQSINGVDKEALVEHFLKENFENKEDALQMAIRYFIHTFIYSQLNASPVPFFDLKMVEDGKYQFFPWVAVKEGNNIPCILNWSVVAVRPQFNQFMTVMFSKYSYANIFSTADEFEKLDLVCTNFASEQHSTSSVPSSSKNQDQRRYKANLPQVTEDHDSFDDFSSTLPQFFMRKSIHVSRTVSEPMTMTEKDVPTGRRSNRKKQTQLRDTKKQTTVKQEDMEEKSKVDADSTSTLNRKDLVVKADLHSLEFEMKAYMKAYSRQECDPSDDVVDDAGPTSTDSAVKETDKSIEMEDDKANQAPLLLKKVEQHEKDVGIEKQSDIVVEEIQPLESIISGQEHDLALMIYKPPPTTSAEYEISDTTILSAFSTPQKNMSANKNVPSPRSRKPSKIYRSPFLTHFRSSSKEKKKLIFKEQKKYPFEGYHITGDSPTVEMKIFEEWIHDGLYEKHMKKKDNDDHYKVNCSTLEFRQLDFVVVFPKSKN from the exons ATGAAGAAATTACGTCAAAAGCTTGCTAAGaaggacaagaaaaaagaaagtggtTCTAAGAAAAGAGGACACAACAGTCCTGAAAGTAAAACTCCCGTCAAGAGAAGAATAGTTGTCGAAGAAATTTGTAGAGATGAGCTTCCTAAG gaaTTGAGTTATGTTATAAAGGAAATTTCAAGTCATCCTCTTAGATTTGTAAGTTTATGCAATTTAAGatttaaagatgaaattaaagaagttgtcGGGCAAGAAGTGTTACACTTATTTGAGAAGACTATTTTCGGATATTATCTCAACATATCTATTTCTAATTATATTAGACAAATAACAAAATGTATTCTTATGCTTGAGATCGAGCAATCAAATCAAGAAGAGACACATGTTTTTGTCAAAGGTCAGATCCTTAGATTTTCCATCAATGAATTTGCTTTGATTATCGGCTTAAACTGTTTTGGTAATGTTGATGATTTCAAATATGAAGATTTTTCTCTGAGTAGGCTTATGAAAAGGTATTTTCTACAATCAATCAATGGTGTAGATAAGGAGGCATTGGTGGAACATTTTCTGAaggaaaattttgaaaacaaagaggatgCCCTCCAGATGGCAATTCGATATTTCATACACACTTTTATCTACTCACAGCTGAATGCTTCTCCCGTGCCATTTTTTGATTTGAAAATGGTTGAAGATGGAAAATATCAATTCTTTCCTTGGG TTGCTGTTAAGGAAGGAAATAACATACCTTGCATATTGAATTGGAGCGTTGTTGCAGTCCGACCTCAGTTTAATCAGTTTATGACCGTAATGTTTAGCAAG TATTCATATGCCAACATTTTTTCTACTGCAGACGAGTTTGAAAAACTTGATTTGGTGTGCACTAATTTTGCATCTGAACAACATAGTACATCTTCGGTGCCATCGTCTTCTAAAAATCAAGATCAGAGGAGATACAAAGCCAATTTACCACAAGTTACCGAAGATCATGATAGTTTTGATGACTTCAGTTCTACCCTTCCACAATTTTTTATGAGGAAGTCGATACATGTATCCCGTACagtatctgaacctatgacaATGACTGAAAAAGATGTTCCAACAGGAAGAAGATCAAATCGTAAAAAACAAACACAGTTGCGAGACACAAAAAAACAGACAACAG TGAAACAAGAAGATATGGAAGAAAAGAGTAAAGTTGATGCTGATTCAACATCCACATTAAACAGGAAAGACCTTGTGGTTAAAGCGGACCTACATTCGTTAGAGTTTGAAATGAAGGCATACATGAAGGCATAC AGCCGGCAAGAATGTGATCCTTCAGATGACGTTGTTGATGATGCAGGACCTACGAGTACTGACAGTGCAGTGAAAGAAACTGACAAATCGATTGAAATGGAGGATGATAAAGCCAATCAAGCACCATTATTACTCAAGAAAGTTGAACAGCATGAAAAG GATGTTGGAATTGAGAAGCAGAGTGACATAGTTGTTGAAGAAATTCAGCCGCTTGAAAGTATTATTTCAGGTCAAGAACATGATTTGGCATTGATGATTTACAAGCCTCCACCAACAACTTCAGCAGAGTATGAGATTAGTGACACCACGATTTTGTCTGCCTTTTCTACACCACAAAAGAATATGTCGGCTAATAAAAATGTACCTTCACCACGCTCAAGAAAGCCATCGAAGATTTATCGTTCTCCTTTTTTGACCCATTTTAGATCAAgttctaaagaaaagaaaaagttgatttttaaagAGCAAAAAAAATACCCATTCGAAGGTTATCACATTACTGGGGATTCACCCACTGTAGAGATGAAAATATTTGAAGAATGGATTCATGATGGCCTCTATGAGAAACACATGAAAAA GAAAGATAATGACGATCACTACAAGGTTAATTGTTCAACACTTGAATTTCGTCAACTAGATTTTGTAGTTGtttttccaaaatccaagaaCTGA